The proteins below are encoded in one region of Methanoculleus taiwanensis:
- a CDS encoding ABC transporter ATP-binding protein, which produces MSSSPVIELDDVRKVYPLPAGDVVALDGISLSIREGDFVAIMGPSGSGKSTLLNQIGCLDRPTSGDLFLAGKNTREMDDRELTNLRLSEIGYIFQKFNLIPLLTAYENVEYPYIMKHRKNDDTGHVSNLLALIGIDEALATHRPNELSGGQQQRVAIARALVNDPAILLCDEPTGNLDSRTGEQIMDVLSGLHRKGRTIIMVTHESEIAAYAERTITIRDGRVA; this is translated from the coding sequence GTGAGCAGCAGCCCGGTAATCGAGCTTGACGATGTCAGGAAGGTCTACCCTCTCCCCGCAGGCGATGTCGTGGCGCTCGACGGGATCTCCCTCTCCATCAGGGAGGGGGATTTCGTCGCTATCATGGGGCCTTCGGGGTCGGGAAAATCCACCCTCCTCAACCAGATCGGCTGCCTCGACCGCCCGACGTCGGGCGACCTCTTCCTGGCAGGGAAGAACACGAGGGAGATGGACGACCGGGAACTGACCAATCTACGGCTCTCCGAGATCGGCTACATCTTCCAGAAGTTCAACCTCATCCCCCTCCTGACCGCATACGAGAACGTCGAGTATCCCTACATCATGAAACACCGGAAGAACGACGACACCGGGCACGTGAGCAATCTCCTCGCTCTCATCGGGATCGATGAGGCGCTTGCCACCCATAGACCGAACGAACTCTCCGGCGGCCAGCAGCAGCGGGTGGCCATCGCCCGGGCGCTCGTGAACGATCCTGCGATCCTGCTCTGCGACGAACCGACCGGAAACCTGGATTCCCGGACGGGTGAACAGATCATGGACGTGCTCTCAGGTCTCCACCGGAAGGGCCGTACGATCATCATGGTGACGCACGAATCGGAGATTGCGGCATATGCTGAACGGACAATCACCATCCGGGACGGGAGGGTGGCATGA